One part of the Thermodesulfobacterium commune DSM 2178 genome encodes these proteins:
- the nadD gene encoding nicotinate-nucleotide adenylyltransferase, producing the protein MVKLEPKKIGILGGTFDPPHLAHLRVAEEVREAFGLQEVWFIPAGYPPHKKVETLSSFDHRFNMVSLAIKDNPFFKALDIEKHVKPSYTLKTLKRLNASYPEVEFFLIIGWDSFYQFETWWNYQEFLQYTNLVVVSRGLKGSEALKEAFLQKLNQLWEDDFSKERVFLLEVTPLDISSSMVRFLVKHGRSVRYLVPEEVLTYILEHQLYR; encoded by the coding sequence ATGGTCAAATTAGAACCTAAAAAAATCGGTATTTTAGGGGGGACCTTTGACCCCCCTCATTTAGCCCATTTAAGGGTTGCAGAAGAGGTAAGAGAAGCCTTTGGTTTACAGGAAGTATGGTTTATCCCCGCAGGATATCCTCCTCATAAAAAAGTAGAAACTCTCTCTTCTTTTGACCACAGGTTTAACATGGTAAGCTTAGCGATAAAAGACAATCCTTTTTTTAAGGCCTTAGACATAGAAAAACACGTTAAACCTTCTTATACCTTAAAAACCCTAAAGAGATTAAATGCCTCTTACCCTGAGGTAGAATTTTTTCTGATAATAGGCTGGGACAGTTTTTATCAGTTTGAAACCTGGTGGAATTACCAGGAATTTTTGCAATACACTAACCTGGTGGTGGTTTCAAGGGGTTTAAAAGGGTCTGAGGCTTTAAAAGAGGCTTTTTTACAAAAGTTAAATCAACTCTGGGAAGATGACTTTTCTAAAGAAAGGGTATTTCTTTTAGAGGTTACTCCGTTAGACATCTCAAGTTCGATGGTTCGTTTTTTGGTTAAACATGGTCGTTCGGTAAGGTACCTTGTGCCTGAAGAGGTTTTAACCTATATTTTAGAGCATCAACTTTATCGATAA
- a CDS encoding glutamate-5-semialdehyde dehydrogenase: protein MEGPKDLKEVVLEIAKKAKSASKTLTSLSSGVKNEVLKRVAQKIRENREELKKVNEKDVNQALLQGHTKAFIDRLTLSDKVIEAMAKGLEEVAQLPDPVGEVVKMWKRPNGLMVGRMRIPLGVIAIIYESRPNVTIDAAGLCFKSGNAVILRGGKEALNSNLALADLFRQTLKEFNLPEDAVQVIPTPDRTAMEYMLELEEYIDLVIPRGGEGLIRFVTEKARMPVIKHYKGVCHVYVDEEANLEMAKTIAINAKCQRPGVCNAMETLLVHEKIAPKFLPDLAEEYKKYGVELRGCPETLKLIPWAKPATEEDWYAEYLDLILAVKVVKDIDEAIEHISKYGSNHTEAIVTENYSKAMKFIKEVDASLVLVNASTRFNDGGELGLGAEIGISTTKIHAYGPMGLEELTTTKFIAFGNGQIRT, encoded by the coding sequence ATGGAAGGACCAAAAGATTTGAAAGAGGTAGTTTTAGAAATAGCTAAGAAGGCGAAGTCTGCCTCTAAAACTCTTACTTCTCTTTCTTCTGGGGTAAAAAACGAGGTGCTAAAACGGGTAGCTCAGAAGATAAGAGAAAACCGGGAAGAATTAAAAAAGGTTAACGAAAAAGACGTAAACCAGGCCCTTTTGCAAGGACATACCAAGGCTTTTATAGACAGGTTAACCCTTTCTGATAAGGTAATAGAGGCCATGGCTAAGGGGTTAGAGGAGGTTGCCCAACTTCCTGACCCTGTAGGTGAAGTGGTAAAGATGTGGAAAAGACCTAATGGCCTTATGGTAGGAAGGATGCGTATTCCTTTAGGGGTGATAGCTATCATTTATGAAAGCAGACCAAACGTTACCATAGATGCAGCTGGGCTTTGTTTCAAGAGTGGTAATGCCGTAATTTTAAGGGGAGGAAAGGAGGCTCTAAACTCTAACTTGGCACTGGCTGACCTTTTTAGACAAACTTTAAAAGAGTTTAACCTTCCTGAGGATGCGGTGCAGGTTATTCCAACCCCTGACAGAACCGCCATGGAGTATATGTTAGAGCTTGAGGAATATATAGACTTAGTCATACCCAGAGGTGGAGAAGGGCTTATCCGGTTTGTCACCGAAAAAGCCAGAATGCCTGTTATCAAACACTATAAAGGGGTTTGTCATGTGTATGTAGACGAGGAGGCCAACCTTGAAATGGCTAAAACGATTGCCATCAACGCTAAGTGTCAGAGACCAGGGGTATGTAACGCGATGGAAACTTTGTTAGTCCATGAAAAGATTGCGCCTAAATTTTTGCCAGACCTTGCAGAAGAATACAAAAAATACGGGGTGGAGCTGAGAGGTTGCCCTGAAACCTTAAAACTTATTCCCTGGGCTAAACCAGCCACTGAAGAAGATTGGTATGCCGAGTACCTTGACCTTATCCTGGCGGTAAAGGTGGTAAAAGATATAGATGAGGCGATAGAACACATCTCTAAATACGGAAGTAATCATACCGAAGCCATCGTCACAGAAAACTATTCTAAGGCTATGAAGTTTATCAAAGAGGTGGATGCAAGCCTGGTTTTGGTGAATGCCTCTACCAGGTTTAACGACGGAGGAGAGCTTGGTTTAGGTGCAGAGATAGGTATTTCTACGACCAAAATTCATGCCTATGGTCCTATGGGGCTTGAAGAGCTAACCACCACCAAGTTTATAGCCTTTGGTAATGGTCAAATTAGAACCTAA